The following DNA comes from Camelina sativa cultivar DH55 chromosome 14, Cs, whole genome shotgun sequence.
CTGCTGAGTACTGGAAGAACAGAACTCATGATCGCTTAGGGTCTGTTTTTCCTATCTTTGCACTTTTTCTTATGCCTTTTACAACCAATTTTGTAGAGTCTTGGGACATTTTGGTTTTGCAATTATAGAAAGAATCTTAACCGTGTGTATTCTTTTAACTGTTGTAACACAGGATTAAAATGCCTAAAACTTATGTGGTGCACCTAGGAAATAGCAAGGAATTGATGGAAGTAGCTGAAGATAGTTTCGCCAAGAAAGTTCTCCGTGAACAAGTTCGAGAATCTCTTGGATTGCGGAATGAAGACATACTATTTGGCATTATTAATAGTAAGTCATCTCCTACATTTGTTCTCTTCCTTAGTTCAAGAATCATAAACTCAAAATTTCCTTTTGACTGGTGCTTCTCTTGTGGCAGGTGTATCTCGAGGCAAGGGCCAAGATCTATTCCTCCGAGCCTTCCATGAAAGTCTTAAATTAATCAAAGAGAGTAAGAAACTTCAGGTACCAACAATGCATGCAGTGGTTGTAGGAAGCGACATGAGCGCACAGACTAAATTCGAGACAGAGCTACGCAACTTTGTCCAAGTGAAGAAAATTCAGAAGGCTGTCCATTTTGTCAACAAAACAATGAAAGTAGCACCATATTTAGCAGCCATTGATGTTCTTGTCCAAAACTCCCAAGCCAGAGGAGAATGCTTCGGGAGAATAACAATCGAAGCCATGGCTTTTAAGCTTCCTGTACTCGGTACTGCAGCAGGAGGGACAATGGAGATTGTAGTGAACAGAACAACCGGTCTATTACACCA
Coding sequences within:
- the LOC104743406 gene encoding uncharacterized protein LOC104743406, with product MGKPSTSAWATLQKKRWPLMILLVLSVPTVGMILVRSTFDSCTVGGKRCGGVVVVEDEISDVKIRSVSRSMNPLGFMKSKLVLLSQKAIDIALKSDLVVLNTAVAGKWLDAVLKDNVPKVLPKILWWIHEMRGHYFKPDLVKHLPFVAGAMIDSHATAEYWKNRTHDRLGIKMPKTYVVHLGNSKELMEVAEDSFAKKVLREQVRESLGLRNEDILFGIINSVSRGKGQDLFLRAFHESLKLIKESKKLQVPTMHAVVVGSDMSAQTKFETELRNFVQVKKIQKAVHFVNKTMKVAPYLAAIDVLVQNSQARGECFGRITIEAMAFKLPVLGTAAGGTMEIVVNRTTGLLHHAGKDGVLPLA